One genomic segment of Ignavibacteriota bacterium includes these proteins:
- a CDS encoding endo-1,4-beta-xylanase gives MNKKIFLLFNAFLTFVTFISFKAQVIEDKVTLKEVFKDHYLIGNALNTWQILGKDPKAIELVKQHFNSITPENMMKWENIHPKPNQYNFEPVDSFVAFGEKNKMFIIGHTLLWHAQTPKWVFEYEEGKLVSRDNLLSRLKNHIHTVVGRYKGRIHGWDVVNEAIEDNGDLRKSKWYQIIGEDYMEKAFEYAREADPNVELYYNDYNMWHKGKVKKVIEIVNSLQAKNIKIDGIGLQGHWGLDYPSNEEIDFAFSEYSKLNVKLMITELDVQVLPLPEGNIGADISKNFELQQKYNPFPKEFPDSMQVKLGKRYEDFFNLFNKYKEKITRVTFWGVTDAHSWHNGWPIRGRTAYPLLFDRNYLPKPAFDFVIKTVK, from the coding sequence ATGAATAAGAAAATATTTTTATTATTTAATGCCTTTTTAACTTTTGTAACATTTATAAGTTTTAAGGCGCAAGTAATTGAAGATAAGGTTACTTTAAAAGAGGTTTTTAAGGATCATTATTTAATTGGCAATGCATTAAATACTTGGCAAATTTTAGGAAAAGATCCCAAAGCAATTGAATTAGTAAAGCAGCATTTCAATAGTATCACTCCGGAAAATATGATGAAATGGGAAAATATTCATCCTAAACCAAATCAGTATAATTTTGAGCCGGTTGATAGTTTTGTTGCTTTCGGTGAAAAAAATAAGATGTTTATTATTGGTCATACTTTGTTATGGCATGCGCAAACACCAAAGTGGGTTTTTGAATATGAGGAAGGAAAATTAGTTTCCCGCGATAATTTGTTAAGTAGATTAAAAAATCATATTCATACAGTCGTAGGAAGATACAAAGGAAGAATTCATGGTTGGGATGTTGTAAATGAAGCTATTGAAGATAATGGTGATTTGAGAAAATCTAAATGGTATCAAATTATTGGTGAAGATTATATGGAAAAAGCGTTTGAATATGCTCGTGAAGCTGATCCCAATGTTGAATTATACTATAATGATTATAATATGTGGCACAAAGGTAAAGTTAAAAAAGTAATTGAAATAGTAAATTCATTGCAAGCAAAAAATATTAAAATTGATGGAATTGGATTGCAAGGACATTGGGGATTGGATTATCCAAGTAATGAAGAAATTGATTTTGCATTTTCTGAATATTCAAAACTAAATGTAAAATTAATGATAACAGAATTAGATGTTCAAGTTCTACCACTTCCCGAAGGAAACATTGGAGCAGATATTTCAAAGAATTTTGAACTTCAGCAAAAATATAATCCATTTCCAAAAGAATTCCCGGATTCAATGCAAGTTAAATTGGGTAAACGTTATGAAGACTTTTTCAACCTATTTAATAAGTATAAAGAAAAAATTACTCGTGTAACTTTTTGGGGAGTTACGGATGCTCATTCATGGCACAACGGCTGGCCGATTAGAGGTAGAACAGCTTATCCATTGCTATTTGATAGAAATTATTTACCTAAACCAGCTTTTGATTTTGTAATAAAAACTGTTAAATAA
- a CDS encoding uroporphyrinogen decarboxylase gives MTDKNWEILLRVINGEKINPLPIGFIIDSPWLPNWFGVNIIDYLSNDEIWLNANLKAIEKFPDAMFLPGFWSEYGMCTEPSAFGSKGTFPINEFPHAHRVINSVEEIDDLVIPNPETDGLLPFVLNRLKLAQPKIEAKGHKIRFAVARGPLNIASYLMGTTELLITMMMDPEKIHLLMQKITEFLKSWIKLQMDTFPSIDGIFMLDDIIGFMSADDFSIFGLQYFKDIYNQNVSVKFLHNDAPCRESAPLLNEMGINLFNMGFDVSLNELKELTNNKITLLGNLPPRDVLAAGTKDEVYTKTKELINSINDSSRIILSCGGGMPPNVSSENINSFISAVKK, from the coding sequence ATGACTGATAAGAATTGGGAAATTTTATTACGAGTAATTAATGGTGAAAAAATAAATCCGTTGCCAATTGGATTTATAATTGATAGTCCATGGTTACCAAATTGGTTTGGAGTTAATATAATTGATTATTTATCAAATGATGAAATATGGCTTAACGCAAATTTGAAAGCTATTGAAAAATTTCCGGATGCAATGTTTCTTCCGGGATTTTGGAGTGAATATGGAATGTGTACGGAGCCTTCTGCATTTGGTTCAAAAGGAACTTTTCCAATAAATGAATTTCCGCATGCACATCGAGTAATTAATTCTGTCGAAGAAATTGATGATTTGGTAATTCCAAATCCGGAAACAGATGGATTGCTTCCTTTTGTTTTAAATAGATTAAAATTGGCTCAGCCAAAAATTGAAGCGAAAGGTCACAAAATTAGATTTGCTGTTGCCCGTGGTCCATTAAATATTGCAAGTTATTTAATGGGTACAACCGAATTACTTATAACAATGATGATGGATCCGGAAAAAATTCATTTGCTAATGCAGAAAATTACTGAGTTTCTAAAATCATGGATAAAGCTTCAGATGGATACTTTCCCAAGTATCGACGGCATTTTTATGCTTGATGATATTATTGGATTTATGAGTGCAGATGATTTCTCTATTTTTGGATTACAATATTTTAAAGATATTTATAATCAAAATGTTTCCGTAAAATTTTTGCATAATGATGCACCTTGTCGTGAATCGGCACCATTATTGAATGAAATGGGCATCAATCTATTTAATATGGGATTTGATGTTTCGCTTAATGAATTGAAAGAATTGACAAATAATAAAATTACTTTGTTAGGAAATCTTCCACCAAGAGATGTTTTAGCGGCTGGAACTAAAGATGAAGTTTATACAAAAACGAAAGAGCTAATAAATTCAATAAATGATAGTTCAAGAATAATTTTATCATGCGGTGGTGGAATGCCGCCGAATGTTAGCTCAGAAAATATAAATTCATTTATTAGTGCAGTAAAAAAATAA
- a CDS encoding cobalamin-dependent protein (Presence of a B(12) (cobalamin)-binding domain implies dependence on cobalamin itself, in one of its several forms, or in some unusual lineages, dependence on a cobalamin-like analog.), whose translation MSELLERISICVERGKINSKSPYPKDLVGQDGADEITVQALSKNILPSEILTACNNAMQRIGNRYSRNEVFVPELLMAAKAMHAVMAHLKPYFKTGEVKSKGKFIIGTVAGDLHDIGKNLVSMVVEGNGWEVIDLGIDVKTHKFISAIEANPTCIIGLSALLTTTMADMAATVKEIKSKFPNNIVIVGGAPLSKESAEKMGADGYASNPQSAITFLNEIISRN comes from the coding sequence ATGAGTGAACTTTTAGAAAGAATTAGCATTTGTGTAGAAAGAGGAAAAATAAATTCGAAATCTCCATACCCTAAAGATTTAGTTGGACAAGATGGAGCCGATGAAATAACGGTTCAAGCGTTATCAAAAAATATTTTACCCTCAGAAATTCTTACAGCTTGCAACAATGCAATGCAGAGAATTGGAAATCGTTATAGCCGAAATGAAGTTTTTGTTCCGGAATTACTTATGGCAGCAAAAGCTATGCATGCAGTAATGGCACATTTAAAACCATATTTTAAAACCGGAGAAGTAAAATCCAAAGGTAAATTTATTATTGGTACAGTTGCCGGAGATTTACATGATATTGGCAAGAATTTAGTTTCAATGGTTGTGGAAGGCAATGGCTGGGAAGTAATTGATTTAGGCATAGATGTAAAAACTCATAAATTTATTTCCGCAATTGAAGCTAACCCAACCTGCATAATCGGATTGAGTGCTTTATTAACAACAACAATGGCAGATATGGCAGCCACAGTAAAAGAAATAAAATCAAAATTTCCAAATAATATTGTAATTGTTGGAGGAGCTCCTTTATCAAAAGAAAGTGCTGAAAAAATGGGAGCAGATGGTTATGCTTCAAATCCTCAAAGCGCTATAACGTTTTTAAATGAAATTATTTCAAGGAATTAA
- a CDS encoding homocysteine S-methyltransferase family protein: protein MVTIKELLNQKKVLVSDGAWGTFLHKQGLQPGECPELWNATNREKVFNVAKSYVDSGADIILTNSFGGSPFKLSHYELQERTYELNKLAAEISREAAENDKLVLGSIGPTGIILMMGEVTEDELYEGFKIQVKGLIDGGANAICIETMSALDEAIQAIKAVKSISNTEIVCTFTFEKMVDGSFKTMMGTSPTEMVKELMEIGVDVIGANCGNGFENMIEIVKEIRSVEKYIPILIHANAGMPILVDDKTIFPESPEFMASLVVELKNCGANIIGGCCGTTPKHIRAIAQKLKSI, encoded by the coding sequence ATGGTAACGATAAAAGAATTATTAAATCAGAAGAAAGTACTTGTGTCTGATGGAGCTTGGGGAACTTTTCTTCATAAGCAAGGATTACAGCCGGGAGAATGCCCGGAATTATGGAATGCTACAAATCGTGAAAAGGTGTTTAATGTAGCAAAAAGTTATGTCGATTCCGGAGCTGATATAATTTTAACAAATAGTTTTGGTGGAAGTCCATTCAAACTTTCACATTATGAATTACAAGAAAGAACTTACGAACTAAATAAACTTGCCGCCGAAATATCAAGAGAAGCTGCCGAAAATGATAAATTAGTTTTAGGTTCTATTGGTCCTACTGGAATTATTTTAATGATGGGGGAAGTTACTGAAGATGAACTTTATGAAGGATTTAAAATTCAAGTAAAAGGATTAATTGATGGTGGAGCAAATGCAATTTGCATCGAAACCATGTCAGCACTTGATGAAGCAATTCAAGCAATAAAAGCTGTTAAATCAATTAGTAATACTGAAATTGTCTGTACTTTCACTTTTGAAAAAATGGTTGACGGAAGTTTTAAAACTATGATGGGAACTTCACCAACAGAAATGGTAAAAGAATTGATGGAAATCGGAGTTGATGTAATTGGTGCAAATTGTGGTAATGGCTTTGAAAATATGATTGAAATTGTAAAAGAAATTAGAAGTGTTGAAAAATATATTCCAATATTAATTCATGCAAATGCGGGAATGCCAATACTGGTAGATGATAAAACTATTTTCCCGGAATCTCCGGAATTTATGGCTTCATTAGTTGTTGAACTTAAAAACTGCGGTGCAAATATTATTGGCGGTTGCTGTGGAACAACGCCCAAACATATTAGAGCTATTGCTCAGAAACTTAAAAGTATTTAA
- a CDS encoding glycosyl hydrolase 115 family protein, translating to MEKLNKIIFLLLIIININFAASEDIVSETKLSNSFPIVENKIASQIIISSSDFQGVHKVASWLQSDIEKVSNVKPDILIDEFKNVRNAIIIGTINQSKIIDQLISARKIDENELLNKWEKFVIQIVENPLPNIEKALVIVGSDKRGTIYGMLELSKIIGVSPWYWWADVQIKKKENIYFNKLFYTNGEPKVKYRGIFINDEAPALSGWANEKFGTDKFNHKFYENVFELILRLKGNFLWPAMWGRAFYDDDSLNGKIADELGVVIGTSHHEPMMRAHDEWRRYGNGKWNYATNENELKKFWRDGINKTKNYDKIITLAMRGDGDEAMSEDANVSLLEKIVHDQREIIYDEMQKPLEEIPQVWALYKEVQEYYDKGMKVPDDVTILLCDDNWGNLRILPKLNEPKRKGGFGIYYHYDYVGGPRNYKWLNTNQIERVYEQMNLAYYYGADKIWVVNVGDIKPMEFPISFFLDFAWNPTKINSKNLDEFYITWVNEQFGEKFQNEIAEVLKLYTKYSSRRKPELLSPETYSLTNYREFENIVKDYNTLLIKAQTIYNQIQDENKDAFYQLVLHPVEACANLNELYYIAAKNKLYAKQGRILTNELAKKVKELFEKDKSITNYYNNILADGKWNHMMDQTHIGYTNWQQPDSNKMPNIVEINNSENAEGGIYIEGNENSSETLIFPRYDNLNQQNYYFEIYNKGKKSFDFNILKSVEWIKLSKVFGSIKDEERIYVEINWENIPDGFHKEFITVKSLDKEYKINLEINNNSLVENISNRFIENNGVISIDAENFNKKIKNNKIEFEIIPNLGRTALSVISVPVFETLEKITNDSPHLEYDIFSFSKDSAKIKLYFSPTLNFTNNTNGIRYAISMNDEIPQIVNITSNPNPPDLNYDRVWNKWVAENINIQQTKHFLKENGNHTLKIWLIDPGIVLQKIVIDFGGLKESYLGPAESKIYNSN from the coding sequence ATGGAAAAATTAAATAAAATAATTTTCCTTCTCTTAATTATAATAAATATAAATTTTGCAGCAAGTGAAGATATTGTTTCAGAAACAAAATTATCAAATTCGTTTCCAATAGTTGAAAATAAAATTGCCTCACAAATAATTATTAGTTCTTCTGATTTTCAAGGAGTTCATAAAGTTGCATCATGGCTTCAGAGTGATATTGAAAAAGTATCAAATGTTAAACCGGATATTTTGATTGATGAATTTAAAAATGTCAGAAATGCAATTATTATCGGAACAATCAATCAAAGTAAAATTATTGATCAGTTAATTTCAGCAAGAAAAATAGACGAAAATGAATTATTAAATAAGTGGGAAAAATTTGTAATTCAAATTGTTGAAAATCCTTTGCCAAATATTGAAAAAGCTTTGGTAATAGTCGGTAGTGATAAGCGCGGAACAATTTATGGAATGCTTGAACTATCTAAAATTATTGGTGTTTCACCTTGGTATTGGTGGGCAGATGTTCAAATAAAAAAGAAAGAAAATATTTATTTCAATAAATTATTTTACACAAATGGAGAACCAAAAGTAAAATACAGAGGAATATTTATCAACGATGAAGCGCCGGCACTTTCCGGTTGGGCAAATGAAAAATTCGGTACGGATAAATTTAATCACAAATTTTATGAAAATGTTTTTGAATTAATTTTACGATTAAAAGGAAATTTTCTTTGGCCGGCAATGTGGGGAAGAGCTTTTTACGATGATGATAGTTTGAACGGAAAAATTGCAGACGAATTGGGAGTTGTAATCGGAACTTCGCATCATGAACCAATGATGCGTGCTCACGATGAATGGCGAAGATATGGAAATGGTAAATGGAATTATGCAACGAATGAAAATGAGTTGAAAAAGTTTTGGCGTGATGGAATAAATAAGACTAAAAATTATGATAAAATTATAACTCTCGCTATGCGCGGTGATGGCGATGAAGCAATGAGTGAAGATGCAAATGTAAGTTTACTTGAAAAAATTGTACATGATCAAAGAGAAATTATTTATGATGAAATGCAAAAACCGTTGGAAGAAATTCCGCAAGTATGGGCATTGTATAAAGAAGTTCAAGAATATTATGATAAAGGAATGAAAGTTCCAGATGACGTTACAATTTTACTTTGCGATGACAATTGGGGGAACTTAAGAATACTTCCCAAACTTAACGAACCTAAAAGAAAAGGCGGATTCGGAATTTATTATCATTACGATTACGTTGGTGGTCCGCGAAACTATAAATGGTTAAACACAAATCAAATTGAGCGCGTTTATGAGCAGATGAATTTAGCTTATTATTATGGTGCCGATAAAATATGGGTTGTAAATGTGGGTGATATAAAACCAATGGAATTTCCAATTTCATTCTTTTTAGATTTTGCATGGAATCCCACAAAAATAAATTCTAAAAATTTAGATGAATTTTATATTACTTGGGTAAACGAGCAATTTGGTGAAAAGTTCCAAAATGAAATTGCAGAGGTTTTAAAATTATATACCAAATATAGTTCGAGAAGAAAACCGGAATTATTATCACCGGAAACTTATAGTCTCACGAACTATCGTGAGTTTGAAAATATTGTGAAAGATTACAATACTTTACTTATCAAGGCACAAACTATATACAATCAAATTCAAGATGAAAATAAAGATGCATTTTACCAATTAGTTTTGCATCCAGTGGAAGCTTGTGCAAACTTAAATGAACTTTATTATATCGCCGCAAAAAATAAACTCTATGCAAAGCAAGGAAGAATTTTAACAAATGAATTAGCAAAAAAAGTAAAGGAATTATTTGAGAAGGATAAATCGATAACAAATTATTACAACAATATTTTAGCTGATGGAAAATGGAATCATATGATGGATCAAACCCATATTGGGTATACAAATTGGCAGCAACCGGATTCCAACAAAATGCCGAATATAGTTGAAATTAATAATTCTGAAAATGCAGAAGGCGGAATATACATTGAAGGAAATGAGAATAGTTCAGAAACTTTAATTTTCCCCAGATATGATAATCTAAATCAACAAAATTATTATTTCGAGATTTATAATAAAGGGAAGAAATCTTTTGATTTCAATATTCTAAAAAGTGTTGAATGGATTAAACTTTCAAAAGTATTCGGAAGCATAAAAGATGAAGAAAGAATTTATGTTGAAATTAATTGGGAAAATATTCCAGATGGATTTCATAAAGAATTTATAACTGTAAAATCTTTAGATAAGGAATATAAAATAAATTTAGAAATTAATAATAATAGTTTGGTTGAAAATATATCGAATAGATTTATTGAGAATAATGGAGTTATTTCAATAGATGCAGAGAATTTTAACAAGAAAATAAAAAATAATAAAATTGAATTTGAGATTATCCCAAATCTTGGGAGAACTGCTTTAAGTGTAATATCGGTACCGGTTTTTGAAACATTAGAAAAAATTACTAATGATTCACCACATTTAGAATATGATATATTTTCATTTTCAAAGGATAGTGCAAAAATTAAATTATATTTTTCCCCGACGCTAAATTTTACTAATAATACAAATGGAATTAGATATGCAATTTCTATGAATGATGAAATTCCACAAATTGTAAATATAACATCAAATCCAAATCCACCGGATTTAAATTACGATAGAGTTTGGAATAAATGGGTTGCGGAAAATATTAATATTCAACAAACAAAACATTTCTTAAAAGAAAATGGCAATCATACTTTGAAGATTTGGTTAATTGATCCCGGAATTGTTCTGCAAAAAATTGTTATAGATTTTGGTGGATTAAAAGAAAGTTATTTGGGACCAGCAGAAAGTAAAATTTATAATTCAAATTAA
- a CDS encoding uroporphyrinogen decarboxylase family protein, with protein sequence MHVQNLKNIVYNSFKNGKRLVAPLVGFPGIKLAESSIKIAQQNSYEHFKVVKANYEKFNPDAIFPLMDLSVEVNALGKEFLFPENDSATIVKSEFNFDQLKNLQKINIEYDSRLQSNVETLKLMTKEFPSEIINCAYVTGPYTIAGLLLGADEAAISTITNSEKLFKICDLAEIVITKYINLLIDAGAKLICILEPSAVMLSLEQFERYSSNYVKRIISKFHKSNIDFVYHVCGNSNHLINKMCDSGVNALSLDSCDVGINLTEIAKRIPEEIILIGNINPTGKILNGKVKEIENEVLFLLNEMKSVPNFILSTGCDLPLDTPIENIEAFMNVGKNYISKY encoded by the coding sequence ATGCATGTGCAAAATCTTAAAAATATTGTTTATAATTCTTTCAAAAATGGAAAAAGATTAGTAGCGCCGCTTGTTGGTTTTCCGGGAATTAAATTAGCCGAATCATCAATAAAAATAGCACAACAAAATAGCTATGAACATTTTAAAGTTGTAAAAGCTAATTATGAGAAATTCAATCCAGATGCAATTTTCCCATTAATGGATTTATCGGTCGAAGTAAATGCATTAGGTAAAGAATTTTTATTCCCCGAAAATGATTCAGCAACAATTGTGAAAAGTGAGTTTAATTTCGATCAATTAAAAAATCTACAAAAAATTAATATTGAATATGATTCAAGATTACAAAGCAATGTTGAAACACTTAAACTAATGACTAAAGAATTTCCGAGTGAAATAATTAATTGTGCTTATGTTACCGGACCTTATACAATTGCAGGATTATTATTGGGAGCAGATGAAGCAGCAATTTCAACTATAACTAACTCGGAAAAACTGTTTAAAATTTGTGATTTAGCTGAAATTGTTATTACAAAATATATTAATCTTTTAATTGATGCCGGTGCAAAACTAATATGTATCTTAGAACCAAGCGCAGTAATGCTTTCACTGGAGCAGTTTGAGAGATATTCATCAAATTATGTCAAAAGAATTATTTCAAAATTCCATAAATCTAATATTGATTTTGTATATCATGTTTGCGGAAATTCAAATCATCTGATTAATAAAATGTGTGATTCGGGTGTTAATGCATTAAGTTTAGATTCATGCGATGTTGGAATTAATCTGACTGAAATTGCAAAAAGAATTCCCGAAGAAATAATTCTAATTGGGAATATTAATCCGACCGGAAAAATTCTAAATGGAAAAGTTAAAGAAATTGAAAATGAAGTATTATTTTTGTTGAATGAAATGAAAAGTGTTCCAAATTTTATCTTAAGTACGGGATGCGATTTACCTTTAGATACACCAATTGAAAACATTGAGGCATTTATGAATGTTGGGAAAAATTATATTTCAAAATATTAA
- a CDS encoding alpha-glucuronidase, translated as MRLKFLQIILLFLFLSSINAENGYRLWLRYDLIQDQKVLENYKKDINGIIALGNSETIKISSMELVDGIKGLTGIEVLPFNQESLNRTIVIGNYNEEIIKKNISKSEIAQINDEGFLIKSIYEENKKFIIISAKTDIGVLYGSFHFLSLLQTQQSIENLDIKNSPKIKLRVLNHWDNLDRTVERGYAGFSIWDWHKLPKFIDKRYIEYARANASIGINGTVLTNVNANAIVLTKEYLQKVKALADIFRPYGIKVYLTARFSAPIEIGGLKTADPFDENVINWWKEKVQEIYSYIPDFGGFLVKANSEGQPGPQNYNRTHADGANLLADALKPFNGVAIWRAFVYSNENPEDRAKQAVIEFKPFDGKFRENVLIQTKNGAIDFQPREPFHPLFGTMSNTNLMMEFQIAQEYLGQATHLVYLAPLFKECLDSDTYAKGKNSFVKNIVDGSLNNNKISGIAGVANIGNDINWTGHLFGQANWFAFGKLAWNYNLTSKEISEDWIKMTFSNDEMFVNSISEMMINSRENLVDYMTPLGLHHIMGWDHHYGPSPWIKDKPRADWTSVYYHKADSLGIGFDRTKKGSDAVSQYNKEVSKIFNDIEECPEEYLLWFHHVSWNYKLKNGNKLWDEICYRYYDGVNSVNKMNEKWNSFENVVDSERFNHVKMLLDIQKDEAIWWRNACVLYFQTFSKMEIPNNLEKPNQTLEYYQNLKFPYAPGIKPTW; from the coding sequence ATGAGATTAAAATTTCTTCAAATAATATTATTATTTCTTTTTCTTAGTAGTATAAATGCTGAAAATGGTTATAGATTATGGCTAAGATATGATTTGATACAAGATCAAAAAGTTTTAGAAAATTATAAAAAAGATATTAATGGAATTATAGCTCTTGGAAATTCTGAAACAATAAAAATCTCTTCCATGGAATTAGTCGATGGAATAAAGGGATTGACGGGTATTGAAGTTCTTCCGTTTAATCAAGAAAGTCTAAATAGAACAATTGTTATTGGAAATTATAATGAAGAAATAATAAAAAAAAATATTTCCAAAAGTGAAATTGCACAAATAAATGATGAAGGATTTTTAATAAAGTCAATTTATGAGGAGAATAAAAAATTCATAATAATTAGTGCAAAAACTGATATTGGAGTTTTGTATGGTTCGTTCCATTTTTTAAGTTTACTTCAAACTCAGCAAAGTATAGAAAATCTTGATATTAAAAATTCACCCAAAATTAAATTACGTGTACTAAATCATTGGGATAATTTAGATAGAACTGTTGAAAGAGGTTATGCCGGATTTTCAATTTGGGATTGGCATAAACTTCCTAAATTTATTGATAAACGCTATATTGAATACGCCAGAGCCAATGCCAGCATAGGAATTAACGGAACAGTTCTAACAAATGTTAACGCCAATGCCATTGTTTTAACAAAAGAATATTTGCAAAAAGTTAAAGCATTAGCTGATATATTCCGTCCATATGGAATTAAAGTATATTTAACTGCAAGATTTAGTGCGCCAATAGAAATTGGCGGATTAAAAACTGCTGATCCATTTGATGAAAATGTAATCAATTGGTGGAAAGAAAAAGTTCAAGAAATTTATTCATACATTCCGGATTTTGGCGGATTTTTAGTAAAAGCAAATTCCGAAGGTCAACCCGGACCACAAAATTATAATAGAACCCACGCTGATGGTGCAAATTTATTAGCTGATGCTTTGAAGCCATTTAATGGTGTTGCAATATGGCGTGCGTTTGTTTACAGTAATGAAAATCCGGAAGATCGTGCAAAGCAAGCTGTAATTGAGTTTAAACCGTTTGATGGAAAATTTAGAGAAAATGTTCTTATTCAAACTAAAAATGGTGCAATTGATTTTCAGCCTCGAGAACCATTTCATCCACTTTTTGGAACTATGTCAAATACTAATTTGATGATGGAATTTCAAATCGCGCAAGAATATTTGGGACAAGCAACACATTTAGTTTATCTCGCACCGTTATTCAAAGAATGTTTGGATTCCGATACGTATGCTAAAGGGAAAAATTCATTTGTGAAAAATATTGTTGATGGAAGTCTGAACAATAATAAAATAAGTGGGATTGCCGGTGTTGCAAATATTGGAAATGATATAAATTGGACCGGACATTTATTTGGTCAAGCAAATTGGTTTGCATTTGGAAAATTAGCATGGAATTATAATTTGACTTCAAAGGAAATATCAGAAGATTGGATTAAAATGACTTTTTCAAATGATGAAATGTTTGTTAATTCAATTTCTGAAATGATGATAAATTCTAGAGAAAATCTTGTTGATTATATGACACCTTTAGGACTGCATCATATTATGGGATGGGATCATCATTATGGACCTTCACCATGGATTAAGGATAAACCTCGCGCTGATTGGACTTCGGTATATTATCATAAAGCAGATAGTTTAGGAATTGGTTTTGATCGAACTAAAAAGGGAAGTGATGCAGTTTCTCAATACAATAAAGAAGTATCGAAAATATTTAATGATATTGAGGAATGTCCCGAAGAATATTTGCTTTGGTTTCATCATGTTTCGTGGAATTACAAATTAAAAAATGGTAACAAACTTTGGGATGAAATTTGTTACAGATATTATGATGGTGTAAATTCTGTTAATAAAATGAATGAAAAATGGAATTCGTTTGAGAATGTTGTGGATAGTGAAAGATTTAATCATGTTAAAATGTTATTGGATATTCAAAAAGATGAAGCAATTTGGTGGAGAAATGCGTGTGTACTTTACTTTCAAACATTTTCTAAAATGGAAATTCCGAACAATTTAGAAAAACCAAATCAAACTTTAGAATATTATCAAAATTTAAAATTCCCTTATGCACCGGGAATAAAACCAACTTGGTAA